The Devosia sp. A16 genome includes a window with the following:
- a CDS encoding helix-turn-helix transcriptional regulator has protein sequence MPATPTPATPPTAHIDRVLKRSELLAAPEAVVLLEAPAGMGKSVLLAQLAVQLGVKVHRAASAPPDGDRPLTLWDIPPGSLPGPLPEAFVSGERRIVVAKRPETILPSLDRAIIYGRVRRLGIADLLIGRDELRQTMPARLAERAHQQSRGWPILLGNSGTGEDVLARFLGSELLEPMQAAELAALEAWIEGVDTPAVAPDLRTLLDPVRPALRQALASEITARRQDTDRAAELAAGYAEQGLLTEAITTRQAIGRYDEAFAAYASGGGRFYLYRHGATAFDRVLAGFPTDYALGNDTLVMSLAMQALKRGEVARARRLLADRFGSGINDFHSVFTHRDRYSTDLLAFRVVMLIYEDYQLTDELFEQVFDTLGDLPLDDHIVRGSFYNSVLEFYIRGRRLAAAEDVAQRALYHYEQAKVPMLAFYISLHQALMRLLMGDASNARQHADQAARYLRAVEFDSPGDDRLLALLNACVDYEGGKPEPLARFLSTELDDFVHGEIWPSLIEFALHYGSQALSEHFSTIAARNFLDRWRVYQISNRQFGLMIELREAAILQNANRWQEAAEKTAALATRVTRAWVAAAGEELERLKDRDEIVQAMIWLRHIVFEQPTRPHLERQLNFLIGNLNLTGRQRLCAEIWLAFVYKRQRNLSRARSLLQKVFEEAARLGAIAPLAEERVFLSELIEQQRIGEYLEISVPVRQVLRRLRDGGLPNSALGVQNGLSRRETKVLLMISEGSSNKFIANALGLSEATVKFHLSNAYRKLGCRRRREAIIAVRALGLVG, from the coding sequence GTGCCCGCCACTCCTACGCCTGCCACCCCGCCCACTGCGCATATCGACCGCGTGCTAAAACGAAGCGAACTGCTCGCCGCGCCCGAAGCGGTGGTGCTGCTCGAAGCTCCGGCAGGTATGGGCAAATCGGTGCTGCTGGCGCAGCTGGCGGTGCAACTGGGAGTGAAGGTGCATCGCGCCGCCTCGGCGCCACCCGACGGCGACCGCCCGCTCACCCTGTGGGATATTCCGCCAGGCAGCCTGCCAGGCCCGCTGCCGGAGGCCTTCGTTTCCGGGGAGCGGCGCATCGTCGTCGCCAAACGACCCGAGACGATCCTGCCATCGCTCGACCGCGCCATCATCTACGGCCGGGTCCGTCGCCTCGGTATCGCCGATCTCCTGATCGGGCGGGACGAACTCAGGCAGACGATGCCGGCCCGCCTCGCAGAACGCGCCCATCAACAATCGCGCGGCTGGCCGATCCTGCTCGGCAACTCGGGGACCGGCGAGGACGTGCTGGCGCGTTTCCTCGGCAGCGAGTTGCTGGAGCCGATGCAGGCGGCTGAGCTCGCAGCGCTGGAAGCCTGGATCGAGGGCGTCGATACCCCCGCGGTTGCTCCGGACCTCAGGACGCTGCTCGATCCGGTCCGCCCGGCGCTGCGTCAGGCGCTCGCCAGCGAGATCACGGCGCGGCGCCAGGACACTGATCGGGCAGCCGAATTGGCGGCGGGCTATGCCGAACAGGGCCTGCTAACGGAGGCGATCACCACCCGGCAGGCGATCGGCCGCTACGACGAGGCATTCGCCGCCTACGCATCGGGCGGCGGGCGGTTCTACCTCTACCGGCACGGAGCAACCGCCTTCGACCGGGTGCTCGCCGGCTTTCCCACCGACTACGCACTGGGCAATGATACGCTGGTGATGAGCCTCGCCATGCAGGCGCTGAAGCGCGGCGAGGTGGCGCGGGCTCGTCGACTGCTCGCCGACCGCTTCGGCTCGGGGATCAACGACTTCCACAGCGTGTTCACGCACCGCGACCGCTACAGCACCGATCTCCTCGCCTTCCGCGTCGTGATGCTGATCTACGAGGACTACCAGCTGACCGACGAGCTGTTCGAACAGGTGTTCGACACCCTTGGCGATCTGCCGCTCGACGACCACATCGTGCGCGGCAGCTTCTACAATTCCGTGCTGGAGTTCTACATTCGCGGCCGACGCCTCGCAGCTGCCGAGGATGTGGCGCAGCGCGCGCTCTACCATTACGAGCAGGCCAAGGTGCCGATGCTCGCCTTCTATATCAGCCTGCACCAGGCCCTGATGCGGCTGCTGATGGGCGATGCGAGCAACGCTCGCCAACACGCGGACCAGGCCGCCCGCTACTTGCGGGCCGTCGAGTTCGACAGTCCGGGCGATGATCGCCTCCTGGCGCTGCTCAATGCCTGCGTCGACTACGAAGGGGGCAAGCCGGAGCCGCTGGCGCGCTTTCTCAGCACCGAGCTCGACGACTTCGTGCATGGCGAGATCTGGCCCAGTTTGATCGAGTTCGCGCTGCACTATGGCAGCCAGGCGCTGAGCGAGCATTTCTCCACCATTGCGGCGCGGAATTTTCTCGACCGGTGGCGGGTTTATCAGATTTCCAACCGGCAGTTCGGCCTGATGATCGAGTTGCGCGAGGCAGCGATCCTGCAGAACGCCAACCGCTGGCAGGAGGCGGCCGAGAAGACCGCGGCCCTCGCCACCCGCGTCACCCGCGCCTGGGTTGCGGCTGCCGGCGAGGAACTGGAGCGGCTCAAGGATCGCGACGAGATCGTGCAAGCGATGATCTGGCTGCGCCACATCGTCTTCGAGCAGCCTACCCGCCCCCACCTCGAGCGACAGCTGAACTTCCTTATCGGCAACCTGAACCTCACCGGCCGCCAACGGCTCTGCGCCGAGATCTGGCTGGCCTTCGTCTACAAGCGACAGCGCAACCTGTCCCGCGCGCGGAGCCTGCTGCAGAAGGTGTTCGAGGAAGCGGCGCGGCTGGGCGCCATAGCGCCACTCGCCGAAGAGCGGGTGTTCCTCAGCGAACTGATCGAGCAGCAACGCATCGGGGAGTACCTGGAAATCTCGGTGCCGGTACGCCAGGTGTTGCGCCGGCTGCGCGATGGCGGCCTGCCGAACTCGGCGCTCGGCGTGCAGAACGGTCTCAGTCGGCGGGAGACCAAGGTGCTGCTGATGATCTCGGAAGGCTCATCCAACAAGTTCATCGCCAATGCGCTGGGCCTCAGCGAAGCGACGGTCAAGTTCCACTTGTCCAATGCCTATCGCAAACTCGGGTGCCGGCGGCGTCGCGAGGCGATCATCGCGGTACGCGCTCTCGGACTTGTCGGCTAG
- a CDS encoding outer membrane protein: MRALLLGSVAALVFSAGSAFAADLSIPADPYVPADAASSWSGFYAGASVGYGFSGFLHDGDSDDTSQLQGWLGGVQLGYNWDLGGVVLGLEADAAFAAINEGDDEDHFDPEDGIHGLATLRGRAGVAVGSVLLYGTAGAAWAALDTYDVGQSITGWVAGVGVESFVTDTISVKAEYLHHDFGSVYVEGYPDDFDITAETFKVGVNFHF, from the coding sequence GTGCGCGCTCTTCTTCTGGGCTCTGTAGCGGCCCTCGTTTTCTCGGCGGGCTCGGCTTTTGCGGCCGATCTCTCGATTCCCGCCGATCCCTATGTTCCCGCGGACGCTGCTTCTAGCTGGAGCGGTTTCTACGCTGGCGCTAGCGTCGGTTACGGCTTCTCGGGGTTCCTTCACGACGGGGACTCGGACGACACCTCGCAGCTGCAGGGTTGGCTCGGCGGGGTTCAGCTCGGTTACAACTGGGACCTCGGCGGCGTTGTGCTCGGCCTCGAGGCTGACGCGGCCTTTGCAGCCATCAACGAAGGCGACGACGAAGACCATTTTGATCCTGAGGATGGGATTCATGGTCTGGCCACGCTGCGTGGCCGTGCTGGTGTCGCGGTCGGCAGCGTGCTGCTTTACGGTACCGCTGGTGCGGCATGGGCTGCGCTCGATACCTACGACGTTGGCCAGTCGATCACCGGTTGGGTCGCCGGCGTTGGCGTGGAGAGCTTCGTGACCGACACTATCTCGGTCAAGGCTGAGTACCTTCACCATGATTTTGGCAGCGTCTACGTTGAAGGTTATCCCGACGATTTCGACATTACTGCCGAGACCTTCAAGGTGGGTGTGAACTTCCACTTCTAG
- a CDS encoding invasion associated locus B family protein translates to MAGAGAVIGQDAAAQPAAPPAPAPWGARCASDGRSSTPDCVIEQRVVLSNSGQLLAAVTVRLPADSQTPVMMIQTPSGLNLPAGLKLAVDEKPFETLPLQTCDGGGCYAGNVVSPELLAALKQGTTLSITFQDVGQRDIAVPVSLNGFTAAYDKIQ, encoded by the coding sequence ATGGCTGGGGCAGGGGCGGTCATCGGCCAGGATGCCGCCGCTCAGCCGGCCGCGCCGCCGGCGCCGGCTCCCTGGGGGGCGCGCTGTGCCAGCGACGGACGGAGCAGCACGCCCGATTGTGTGATCGAGCAGCGCGTCGTGCTGTCCAATAGCGGGCAGTTGCTGGCTGCCGTCACCGTTCGGCTGCCGGCCGACAGCCAGACGCCTGTCATGATGATCCAGACCCCGTCCGGCCTCAACCTGCCGGCCGGCCTGAAGCTTGCCGTCGACGAAAAACCCTTCGAGACCTTACCGCTGCAGACCTGCGACGGCGGCGGCTGCTATGCCGGCAACGTCGTGTCGCCCGAACTCCTCGCTGCGCTGAAGCAGGGAACGACGCTCTCGATCACCTTCCAGGACGTGGGCCAGCGTGACATCGCGGTGCCGGTTTCGCTCAACGGCTTCACTGCCGCCTACGACAAGATCCAGTAG
- a CDS encoding autotransporter outer membrane beta-barrel domain-containing protein, with product MLDRVWKTALTVLALFSLAALLSVGTTAVATAANTGCLVAAGTASCTDVPADGIDYTNDPTVVEVETGNGTPGTTTVNSGVIGINLKKSGVNTSDSATGTDYQNVVTIDINPDPAVTTNWDVLADGNNVPIRVPPPSGDYIRKTGTDTFSIGAQNFASSDALAQYLQNASVATGGTVSGSLTVTNSNGGQGANFTTTNADGIHVESLGGKGGNGGCTTILLATWCDNGDGGGNAGSVAVNNDGTIVVNGTGYGVSATSTGGAGGNGGGSFGLFASDAGSGGNGGNGGDVTVVLGVNSNITTWGNGGHGVYAVSNGGNGGAGGSPSGAVALGDGGGSGGDAGEVTVSNDGSITTHGTKAYGIFAQSMGAGAGSGSSSGGIVAIGGNGGGESSGNKVTVSNTGAIETWGTDSFGILAQSIGGGGGDGGSSGGLFAVGGRGGSGGGSDLVRVFNSGTITTHSTGSAGIFAQSVGGGGGNGGNAYSGSVGVSVAVGGNGGLGGAGGKVIVNELGAGQTVADLGIGTITTGGDRSHGIQAQSIGGGGGNGGFAVAASIGQGFSLNFALGGNGAKGGSADTVVVNEKGQITTTGNQAHGIFAQSVGGGGGSGGGAVAAGVSSGYTLNLAMGGAGDEAGHGAMVTVNAMGSIDTTGALSHGILAQSVGGGGGNGGYSVAGGVGALTGSVGLGGSGAGGGNGGTVNIDVRGIDATDMTIHTRGPGSHAIFAQSVGGGGGNGGFAVGAGIGGGSISVSLGGSGSGGGTGGQVNVENRDTLLTDGAGSYGVLAQSVGGGGGDGGFSFGGAAGVMAASVAVGGKGGQGGNGGNVGVDNYGNITTQGDLSFGVLAQSIGGGGGNGGGAVAATMVISVENVPAIGASVAIGGAGGTASIGGHVILNNDGSITTGTKTVDNNGTPADLTDNTITRTGNGAHALFAQSVGGGGGTGGFAGAGTLSIGSGASFAVAVGGRGGSGGNAGIVELTNTGDAIHTWGDGADGIHAQSVGGGGGDGGFGLALAASIGGGEMTNISVGVAIGGKGGAGGTGNTVTVDNSGAITTDGAKSNGIFAQSVGGGGGTGGFAATGTVTVSQTSGGVGVSVGGGGGTGNFAQKVTVDNSGAITTYGTESLGIMAQSIGGGGGNGGLSVVAQFGVSQADSAQIGVSVGGGGGSGSYGGAVDVDNLAGGSITTYGFGSHGILAQSIGGGGGKGGMSVYGGISLSGAGTTLNAGVSVGGNGGTGGYGNTVTVENSGAVRVVADNAMGVVAQSIGGGGGDGGGSIAAMLGVTNVTNEDAATYQAVVSVGGVGGSGNYGGAVTVTNSGSIVTGSMTLDGKVISGLGGTGIFAQSVGGGGGIGGRANAINVVAGPKCSLPVICTAAENQGNNMALTATVGGNGGTGGHGGIVTVVNTGEIVTIGDTADGIFAQSIGGGGGTGGNGILGTGELLPVPVELLFIPVGQTAIYKDISVAVGGNAGASGNGALVDVTNSRNITTFGDYSNGIFAQSVGGGGGVGGKAVIGATGKIGVGGEGGASGDGGKVKVATTTGAVIETFGVASMGVYAQSVGGGGGMAGAVDRALAAGLDTPLGHLPVNLGIGLAFGQGGGAGGDGGIIDVDVTGSVLTHGDGATGVFAQSVGGGGGVLGGLGNDLPVLNLLSWHVGSNGDAGNAGVVTVDVNGLIATAGNAATGIFAQSTGGDGTASDVTVTVAGSVLTAATFAGHENDPLRGYGSVGIMAQSAGWGGNGDVIINLNSASGVVSGGRTGKVLIDASDPDNLKYADYKGIGVLIVDGKDNTLTNKGLITTADGVDAGWAILAGGSDPDNLTAAKQQKGGNEAISNFGTVTGSIDLGIGINSFVNENNGTIAGTFNSGRYVNLGDGNLLTNNGWMSTGGKSKVMTTAINGNMVQSASGIYGVDLDLAKSSLPGDPAQLGEADLIDIDGTLAMTGKVDLTLLNMGNALPGEHQVVIARSAVALTGTPELTAPKSIVATYALSQTEKELLLNYGIDFDVDGLNPNQSAIGAYVNAFQLAGGSDALEPVVASLFQIPDLETYQETLDKLSPEPYLINETLAMLAGLQFENSLMSCKMQDSVDAEGQCAWAAVNQRKTERSETDTNLGFAQTSYGLSAGVQARLNDNFVAGIGGSWEDIGTESNDTVSSTGNRFQGGAVFKGVWGNTVLAGAITGGWSSQNVSRFVDMPLGPSYVLEGTQDIGFASAHVRLSHSIEQDNWYVRPMVDVGVTQVSVDDFAETGGPVALEIEGHDETYVTVAPSVELGGEMELGDDAILRSFIRVGALDVVLGTSPQISAGFAGAPDGVDPFTITGDLDQALYDVTLGFDVISDNGATFRLTGDAKVGDTVKSYGGSMKISAPF from the coding sequence TTGCTCGACCGGGTTTGGAAGACCGCACTGACCGTGCTGGCGCTATTCTCGCTGGCGGCACTGCTGTCAGTTGGCACCACCGCGGTAGCGACCGCTGCCAATACAGGCTGTCTGGTTGCGGCCGGGACGGCGAGCTGTACCGACGTCCCTGCCGACGGCATCGACTACACCAACGACCCCACCGTGGTCGAAGTCGAGACGGGAAACGGGACGCCGGGGACGACTACGGTCAATAGCGGCGTGATCGGCATCAACCTCAAGAAGAGCGGGGTCAATACCTCCGACTCCGCGACCGGAACCGACTACCAGAACGTCGTTACCATCGACATCAATCCGGATCCGGCCGTCACGACGAACTGGGATGTCCTGGCCGACGGAAACAATGTCCCGATCCGCGTTCCCCCGCCGTCGGGCGACTACATCCGCAAGACCGGTACCGACACCTTCTCCATTGGCGCTCAGAACTTTGCGAGCAGCGACGCGCTGGCGCAGTATCTGCAGAACGCCTCTGTCGCTACCGGTGGAACGGTCAGCGGCAGCTTGACCGTCACCAACAGCAATGGCGGTCAGGGCGCGAACTTCACCACAACGAATGCCGATGGCATCCATGTCGAGTCGCTTGGCGGCAAAGGCGGCAATGGCGGCTGTACGACCATCCTGCTCGCCACCTGGTGCGATAATGGCGATGGCGGCGGCAACGCCGGGTCGGTGGCCGTCAACAATGACGGCACGATCGTCGTCAACGGCACCGGCTACGGGGTTTCGGCTACCAGCACCGGCGGCGCTGGCGGCAATGGTGGTGGGTCGTTCGGACTTTTCGCCTCCGATGCCGGGTCGGGTGGTAACGGCGGCAACGGCGGTGATGTCACGGTGGTGCTCGGCGTCAACTCGAACATCACCACCTGGGGCAACGGTGGCCATGGCGTCTATGCCGTCAGCAATGGCGGCAATGGCGGGGCCGGCGGTTCACCTTCGGGCGCGGTGGCGCTTGGCGATGGTGGCGGCAGCGGCGGCGATGCCGGCGAGGTGACCGTCTCCAACGATGGCAGCATCACGACCCACGGAACCAAGGCTTACGGCATCTTTGCGCAGAGCATGGGCGCTGGCGCCGGATCGGGCAGCAGCTCGGGCGGTATCGTCGCCATCGGCGGTAATGGCGGCGGAGAATCCAGCGGCAACAAGGTGACGGTCAGCAACACCGGGGCGATCGAGACCTGGGGCACTGATTCCTTCGGTATCCTCGCTCAGTCCATCGGCGGCGGTGGCGGTGACGGCGGCAGCAGCGGAGGCCTGTTCGCGGTTGGTGGCCGCGGCGGTTCGGGCGGCGGCTCCGACCTGGTCAGGGTGTTCAACTCAGGCACCATCACGACCCACTCCACCGGTTCGGCCGGTATCTTCGCGCAATCGGTCGGCGGCGGTGGCGGTAATGGCGGCAATGCCTATTCCGGGAGCGTCGGCGTCTCCGTGGCGGTTGGCGGCAATGGTGGCCTGGGTGGTGCGGGTGGCAAGGTCATCGTCAACGAACTGGGAGCAGGTCAGACCGTTGCCGATCTGGGCATCGGCACCATAACCACAGGCGGCGATCGCTCGCACGGTATCCAGGCGCAGTCGATCGGCGGCGGCGGCGGCAATGGCGGGTTCGCGGTTGCGGCGAGCATCGGCCAGGGCTTCAGCCTGAACTTCGCCTTGGGCGGCAACGGCGCCAAAGGCGGGTCTGCCGACACGGTGGTGGTGAACGAGAAGGGACAGATCACCACTACAGGTAACCAGGCTCACGGCATTTTCGCGCAATCGGTGGGCGGCGGCGGTGGCAGCGGCGGCGGCGCCGTCGCGGCCGGCGTGTCGTCCGGTTACACCCTGAACCTTGCGATGGGCGGCGCCGGCGACGAGGCGGGACATGGCGCCATGGTCACCGTGAACGCCATGGGCAGCATCGACACCACCGGCGCGCTGTCGCACGGCATTCTTGCGCAGTCGGTCGGCGGCGGTGGCGGCAATGGCGGCTACTCCGTGGCCGGTGGCGTTGGCGCCTTGACCGGCTCGGTCGGCCTGGGCGGCTCCGGTGCCGGTGGCGGCAACGGTGGCACGGTCAATATAGACGTCAGGGGTATCGACGCGACCGACATGACCATCCACACGCGCGGCCCCGGCTCGCACGCGATCTTTGCGCAGTCGGTGGGTGGTGGTGGCGGTAACGGAGGGTTCGCCGTCGGCGCCGGTATCGGCGGGGGCTCGATCAGCGTCAGTCTGGGAGGTTCGGGCTCCGGTGGCGGCACTGGCGGACAGGTCAATGTCGAGAACCGCGACACCTTGCTGACCGATGGCGCCGGCTCCTACGGTGTTCTCGCGCAATCGGTCGGCGGCGGCGGGGGCGATGGCGGCTTCTCATTCGGCGGTGCAGCCGGCGTAATGGCCGCCTCAGTCGCGGTCGGCGGCAAGGGCGGACAAGGCGGCAACGGCGGTAACGTCGGTGTCGACAATTACGGCAACATCACCACGCAGGGTGATCTCAGCTTCGGCGTCCTGGCCCAGTCGATCGGCGGCGGCGGCGGCAATGGCGGCGGCGCGGTTGCCGCTACGATGGTCATCTCGGTCGAGAACGTTCCGGCGATCGGAGCCTCTGTCGCCATCGGCGGTGCGGGCGGCACGGCCAGCATCGGCGGGCATGTCATCCTGAACAATGACGGCAGCATCACCACGGGCACCAAGACCGTCGACAATAACGGCACACCAGCTGACCTTACGGACAACACCATCACCCGCACCGGCAACGGGGCCCATGCACTCTTCGCTCAATCGGTGGGTGGCGGTGGCGGTACCGGCGGCTTTGCAGGCGCCGGAACGCTGTCGATCGGCTCCGGCGCCAGCTTCGCCGTCGCAGTCGGGGGCCGCGGCGGCAGCGGCGGCAATGCCGGTATCGTCGAGCTCACAAACACCGGTGACGCCATCCATACCTGGGGTGACGGAGCTGACGGCATCCACGCCCAGTCTGTCGGCGGTGGTGGCGGCGATGGCGGCTTTGGCCTCGCACTTGCTGCCAGCATCGGCGGCGGGGAAATGACCAATATCAGCGTCGGGGTCGCCATCGGCGGCAAAGGCGGCGCGGGCGGCACCGGCAACACAGTGACGGTCGACAACTCGGGCGCGATCACTACAGATGGCGCCAAGTCGAACGGCATCTTCGCGCAATCGGTGGGAGGCGGCGGCGGCACGGGCGGCTTTGCGGCGACCGGCACGGTGACGGTCAGCCAGACGTCCGGCGGTGTCGGCGTGTCAGTCGGCGGTGGTGGCGGCACCGGCAACTTCGCGCAGAAAGTAACGGTCGACAACAGCGGCGCCATCACCACCTATGGCACGGAATCGCTTGGCATCATGGCCCAGTCCATCGGCGGCGGCGGCGGTAACGGCGGTCTTTCCGTGGTCGCGCAATTCGGCGTCAGCCAGGCCGACTCCGCGCAGATCGGCGTATCGGTCGGCGGCGGTGGCGGCAGCGGCAGCTATGGCGGCGCAGTGGATGTCGACAACCTCGCCGGCGGCAGCATCACCACATACGGCTTCGGCTCGCACGGTATCCTCGCCCAGTCGATCGGCGGCGGCGGCGGCAAGGGCGGCATGTCGGTCTATGGCGGCATCAGCCTCAGCGGCGCCGGTACCACGCTGAACGCGGGCGTCTCGGTTGGCGGCAACGGCGGCACCGGCGGCTATGGCAATACGGTAACCGTCGAGAACAGCGGCGCAGTCCGCGTCGTTGCCGACAATGCCATGGGCGTCGTCGCGCAATCGATCGGCGGCGGCGGTGGCGACGGTGGCGGCTCGATCGCCGCGATGCTTGGCGTCACCAACGTCACCAACGAGGATGCAGCGACCTACCAGGCAGTGGTGTCGGTGGGCGGCGTCGGCGGCAGCGGCAATTATGGCGGCGCGGTGACCGTTACCAATAGCGGTTCGATCGTCACCGGCAGCATGACGCTCGACGGCAAGGTCATCAGCGGCCTGGGCGGCACCGGCATCTTCGCACAGTCGGTCGGCGGTGGCGGTGGTATCGGCGGGCGGGCCAACGCGATCAACGTCGTCGCGGGTCCGAAGTGCAGCCTGCCGGTGATCTGCACCGCGGCGGAGAACCAGGGAAACAACATGGCGCTGACCGCAACGGTCGGCGGCAATGGCGGAACTGGTGGGCATGGCGGTATCGTCACAGTGGTCAACACTGGCGAGATCGTCACGATCGGCGATACGGCCGATGGCATCTTCGCGCAGTCGATCGGCGGCGGTGGCGGCACGGGCGGCAATGGCATCCTCGGCACGGGTGAACTCCTCCCCGTCCCGGTCGAGCTGCTGTTCATCCCGGTCGGGCAAACCGCGATCTACAAGGACATCAGCGTTGCGGTGGGCGGCAACGCCGGGGCCAGCGGCAACGGCGCCCTCGTCGATGTGACGAACTCCAGGAACATCACCACGTTCGGCGACTACTCGAACGGCATCTTTGCCCAGTCGGTCGGTGGCGGCGGCGGCGTTGGCGGCAAGGCGGTCATCGGCGCAACCGGCAAGATCGGTGTCGGTGGTGAAGGCGGCGCCTCTGGTGACGGTGGCAAGGTGAAGGTGGCCACCACAACCGGCGCCGTCATCGAAACCTTCGGCGTTGCCTCGATGGGTGTTTATGCGCAGTCGGTCGGCGGTGGCGGCGGCATGGCCGGCGCAGTCGATCGTGCTCTCGCGGCTGGTCTCGACACGCCCTTGGGTCATCTTCCGGTCAATCTCGGCATTGGTCTGGCATTCGGCCAGGGCGGTGGCGCCGGTGGCGACGGCGGGATCATCGACGTCGACGTGACCGGCTCGGTGCTGACCCACGGCGACGGCGCGACGGGCGTGTTCGCCCAGTCGGTCGGCGGTGGCGGCGGCGTGCTGGGTGGGCTCGGCAACGACCTGCCGGTACTCAACCTGCTGTCCTGGCATGTGGGCAGCAACGGCGACGCGGGCAATGCCGGCGTGGTCACTGTCGATGTGAACGGACTGATCGCAACCGCGGGCAACGCCGCCACAGGCATCTTTGCCCAGAGCACCGGTGGCGACGGCACCGCCAGCGATGTCACCGTCACTGTGGCCGGCTCGGTTCTGACCGCAGCGACCTTTGCCGGCCACGAGAACGATCCGCTCCGCGGCTATGGCTCGGTGGGTATCATGGCCCAGAGCGCGGGCTGGGGCGGCAATGGCGATGTGATCATCAATCTCAATAGCGCCAGCGGTGTGGTCAGCGGCGGCCGCACGGGCAAGGTGCTGATTGATGCCTCCGACCCGGACAACCTGAAATATGCCGATTACAAGGGCATCGGCGTGCTTATCGTCGATGGCAAGGACAACACGCTCACCAACAAGGGATTGATCACGACGGCCGATGGTGTCGATGCGGGCTGGGCCATCCTGGCCGGCGGCAGCGACCCGGACAACCTGACGGCCGCCAAGCAGCAGAAGGGCGGGAACGAGGCGATTTCCAACTTCGGCACCGTGACCGGCTCGATCGATCTGGGCATCGGCATCAACAGCTTCGTCAACGAGAACAACGGCACCATCGCGGGCACGTTCAACTCGGGTCGTTACGTCAACCTCGGTGATGGGAACCTGCTGACCAATAACGGCTGGATGTCGACCGGCGGCAAGAGCAAGGTGATGACCACCGCCATCAACGGTAACATGGTGCAGTCCGCGTCGGGCATCTATGGGGTCGACCTTGACCTCGCCAAGAGTTCGCTGCCGGGGGACCCGGCGCAGCTCGGCGAAGCCGATCTGATCGACATCGACGGCACCTTGGCGATGACGGGCAAGGTCGACCTGACCCTGCTCAACATGGGCAACGCCCTGCCGGGCGAGCATCAGGTGGTGATCGCCAGGTCCGCGGTGGCTCTGACGGGAACGCCGGAACTCACGGCTCCAAAGTCGATCGTCGCCACCTATGCCCTGTCGCAGACCGAAAAGGAGCTGCTGCTCAACTACGGCATCGACTTCGATGTCGACGGCCTGAACCCGAACCAGAGCGCCATCGGCGCCTATGTCAACGCCTTCCAGCTCGCCGGCGGGTCGGATGCGCTCGAGCCGGTGGTGGCGTCGCTGTTCCAGATTCCTGACCTCGAAACCTATCAGGAGACGCTCGACAAGCTCAGCCCCGAGCCGTACCTGATCAACGAGACGCTGGCGATGCTGGCCGGGCTGCAGTTCGAAAACTCGCTGATGAGCTGCAAGATGCAGGACAGCGTCGACGCCGAAGGCCAGTGCGCCTGGGCGGCAGTCAACCAGCGCAAGACCGAGCGCTCCGAGACCGATACCAATCTCGGTTTCGCCCAGACCAGCTACGGCCTCAGCGCCGGAGTCCAGGCTCGCCTCAACGACAACTTCGTCGCCGGCATCGGCGGCTCGTGGGAGGATATCGGCACCGAGAGCAACGACACGGTCTCGAGCACGGGCAACCGGTTCCAGGGCGGCGCAGTGTTCAAGGGTGTCTGGGGCAACACCGTCCTTGCCGGCGCGATTACCGGGGGCTGGTCGTCGCAGAACGTCTCGCGCTTTGTCGATATGCCGCTGGGGCCGAGCTACGTGCTCGAAGGCACCCAGGATATCGGCTTCGCCTCGGCCCATGTGCGGCTGTCGCACAGCATCGAGCAGGACAACTGGTATGTCCGGCCGATGGTCGATGTCGGCGTGACCCAGGTGAGCGTCGACGATTTCGCCGAGACCGGTGGACCGGTGGCGCTCGAGATCGAAGGGCACGACGAGACCTATGTCACCGTCGCTCCGTCGGTCGAACTGGGTGGTGAGATGGAGCTTGGGGACGACGCGATCCTTCGCTCCTTCATCCGCGTCGGGGCGCTCGATGTGGTGCTTGGCACCAGCCCGCAGATCTCGGCCGGGTTCGCCGGCGCGCCGGACGGGGTCGACCCGTTCACCATCACCGGCGATCTGGACCAGGCCCTGTACGACGTGACGCTCGGCTTCGACGTCATCAGCGACAACGGCGCCACATTCCGCCTGACCGGTGACGCCAAGGTCGGCGATACGGTCAAGAGTTATGGCGGCTCGATGAAGATTTCCGCGCCGTTCTGA